One window of the Lactococcus lactis genome contains the following:
- a CDS encoding ABC transporter ATP-binding protein has protein sequence MKAIELKNVKKSFKDGDETIEALKETNFSVDKGEFVAIIGPSGSGKSTLLTIAGGLQSPSSGEIWINGRALNEKKEKARAKVRFEEIGFILQASNLVPFLTVKKQLQLVDKVNKAKENRAGLDLLKRLGLEKLVDKYPEELSGGERQRVAIVRALYNDPTIILADEPTASLDTEKAYEVVKILAKEAKEKNKATIMVTHDLRLVDYCDKVYLMEDGRLNEKVD, from the coding sequence ATGAAAGCTATTGAATTAAAAAATGTCAAAAAATCTTTTAAGGATGGGGATGAAACAATAGAGGCTTTAAAAGAAACTAATTTCTCTGTTGATAAGGGTGAGTTTGTGGCAATCATTGGGCCTTCAGGTTCTGGAAAAAGTACCTTACTTACTATTGCCGGCGGACTGCAAAGTCCTTCTTCTGGGGAAATTTGGATTAATGGCCGAGCTTTAAATGAAAAAAAGGAGAAAGCACGCGCTAAGGTTCGTTTTGAAGAAATTGGTTTTATTTTACAAGCTTCTAATCTCGTGCCATTCTTAACGGTTAAGAAACAACTTCAATTGGTTGACAAGGTAAATAAGGCAAAAGAAAATAGAGCAGGCTTAGACTTACTCAAGCGTTTAGGGCTTGAAAAATTGGTGGATAAATATCCTGAGGAACTTTCTGGTGGAGAACGCCAACGGGTAGCTATTGTTCGTGCTTTATATAATGACCCTACAATCATTTTGGCTGATGAACCGACCGCAAGTTTGGATACTGAAAAAGCTTATGAAGTGGTTAAAATATTAGCTAAGGAAGCAAAAGAAAAAAATAAGGCAACAATTATGGTCACTCATGATTTACGTTTGGTTGATTATTGTGACAAAGTTTATCTGATGGAAGATGGGCGTTTAAATGAGAAAGTTGACTAA
- the rnhC gene encoding ribonuclease HIII: MNIVLKLETKERQQLAEKYKSYEQVSKNPYITFFAKVGKTSISVYTSGKVVFQGNEAEKLASDFGHIAQVVPQKQTNLIGTDEVGNGSYFGGLMVTASFVSEENLNFLKEIGVADSKKLTDEKICQIAPKLIDRIPHVALVVEPAKYNEVIASGYNAVSIKVALHNQAIYLLEKQLGHKPENIVIDAFTTEANYKKYVNKEQNHPLTKVTLLTKAEDQFLAVAVSSIISRYLFLENLKKLSKESGFTLPSGAGNLSDKIAAQIIKSQGVDALNQLAKLHFANTQKAIKIAQL; encoded by the coding sequence ATGAATATTGTTCTAAAATTAGAGACTAAAGAACGCCAACAGCTCGCTGAGAAATACAAATCCTATGAGCAAGTTTCCAAAAATCCTTACATCACTTTTTTTGCCAAGGTTGGGAAAACTTCTATCTCGGTTTATACTTCTGGAAAAGTTGTTTTTCAAGGAAACGAGGCTGAAAAATTAGCGAGTGACTTTGGTCATATTGCTCAAGTCGTTCCTCAAAAACAAACAAATCTTATTGGGACTGACGAGGTGGGCAACGGGTCATATTTTGGTGGTTTAATGGTTACTGCTAGTTTTGTCAGTGAAGAAAACTTGAATTTTCTAAAGGAAATTGGAGTCGCTGATTCTAAAAAATTAACTGACGAAAAAATTTGTCAAATTGCTCCAAAATTGATTGATAGAATTCCACATGTTGCTTTAGTGGTTGAACCTGCCAAGTATAATGAGGTGATTGCTTCTGGTTATAATGCTGTCAGCATTAAAGTTGCTCTCCATAATCAAGCCATTTATCTTCTTGAAAAACAATTAGGTCATAAGCCTGAAAATATTGTTATTGATGCTTTCACAACGGAAGCAAATTATAAAAAATATGTTAATAAAGAACAAAATCATCCGCTGACAAAGGTAACTTTACTGACAAAAGCTGAAGATCAGTTTCTGGCTGTTGCTGTCAGTTCAATTATTTCTCGTTATCTTTTTTTAGAAAATCTAAAAAAATTATCTAAAGAATCAGGTTTCACGTTACCCAGTGGGGCAGGAAATTTATCTGACAAAATTGCAGCACAAATTATCAAAAGTCAGGGAGTTGATGCTCTGAATCAGTTAGCAAAACTTCATTTTGCTAATACACAAAAAGCGATTAAAATCGCTCAATTATAG
- the lepB gene encoding signal peptidase I — protein sequence MMKFLKEWGLFLFIIIAILLSRVFLWSLVVVDGHSMDPTLADKERLVIVRKSTINRFDIVVAKEETADGSTKDIVKRVIGMPGDTIKFDHDQLTINNKVYPENYLKDYQKQLADGQLEKTYGKYPLTNALSEQNRSLFVSLAQSTKAFTTDSTGNPTFTVKVPEGQYFLMGDNRVVSQDSRAVGTFKRSAIVGEAKLRVWPLNKISFF from the coding sequence ATGATGAAATTTTTAAAAGAGTGGGGATTATTTCTCTTTATAATTATCGCTATTCTTCTCTCACGTGTCTTTCTTTGGTCACTTGTTGTTGTGGATGGTCATTCAATGGACCCAACTTTAGCTGACAAGGAACGTCTGGTTATTGTAAGAAAATCAACCATTAATCGTTTTGATATTGTTGTTGCCAAAGAAGAAACAGCCGATGGTTCAACTAAAGATATCGTGAAACGTGTCATTGGAATGCCTGGAGATACTATAAAATTCGACCACGACCAACTCACAATCAATAACAAAGTTTATCCAGAAAATTATCTCAAAGATTACCAAAAGCAACTTGCTGACGGTCAGTTGGAAAAAACTTACGGTAAGTATCCTTTAACAAATGCACTCAGTGAACAAAACCGCAGTTTGTTTGTTAGTTTAGCTCAAAGTACCAAAGCATTTACCACTGACAGCACTGGTAATCCAACCTTTACAGTAAAAGTTCCTGAGGGACAATACTTCCTGATGGGAGATAATCGGGTAGTTTCTCAAGATAGTCGCGCAGTTGGAACTTTCAAACGTTCAGCAATTGTTGGTGAAGCGAAATTACGAGTGTGGCCACTCAACAAAATTTCTTTCTTTTAA
- the purR gene encoding pur operon repressor: MKRNERLVDFTNFLINHPNQMLNLNELSKHYEVAKSSISEDLVFIKRVFENQGVGLVETFPGSLGGVRFTPYITDERSLEMSQEIAELLREENRILPGGYIYLSDILGTPSNLRKIGQIIAHEYHEKQVDVVMTIATKGIPIAQSVAEILDVPFVIVRRDPKVTEGATLNVNYMSGSSSRVENMTLSKRSLSIGQNVLIVDDFMKGAGTINGMRSLVHEFDCLLAGVAVFLEGPFKGERLIDDYKSILKVDRIDIANRSIDVQLGNIFNDK; this comes from the coding sequence ATGAAAAGAAACGAACGTTTAGTTGATTTTACAAATTTTTTAATTAATCATCCCAATCAAATGCTAAATTTAAATGAATTAAGTAAACATTATGAGGTGGCCAAATCATCTATCTCAGAAGATTTAGTATTTATCAAACGTGTTTTTGAAAACCAAGGAGTAGGTCTGGTTGAAACTTTCCCAGGTAGCCTTGGAGGAGTTCGGTTTACGCCTTACATTACTGACGAACGTTCGTTGGAAATGAGTCAGGAAATTGCTGAACTTTTACGTGAAGAAAATCGAATTTTACCTGGAGGATATATTTATCTGTCAGATATTTTGGGTACTCCATCAAATCTTCGTAAAATCGGTCAAATTATTGCTCATGAGTATCATGAAAAGCAAGTTGATGTCGTCATGACTATTGCCACAAAAGGGATTCCAATTGCTCAGTCAGTTGCTGAGATTCTAGATGTTCCTTTCGTAATTGTTCGTCGTGACCCTAAAGTGACCGAAGGAGCAACGCTTAATGTAAATTATATGTCAGGCTCAAGCTCTCGTGTTGAAAATATGACTTTATCCAAACGGAGCCTTTCAATTGGTCAAAATGTTTTGATTGTTGATGACTTCATGAAAGGCGCAGGAACAATTAATGGAATGAGAAGTCTTGTTCATGAATTTGATTGTTTACTTGCCGGTGTTGCCGTTTTTCTTGAAGGACCATTTAAAGGTGAGCGATTGATTGATGATTACAAATCAATCTTGAAAGTTGATCGAATTGACATTGCTAACCGCTCAATTGATGTTCAATTGGGAAATATATTTAATGACAAATAA